A window from Opitutia bacterium ISCC 52 encodes these proteins:
- a CDS encoding pyridoxal phosphate-dependent aminotransferase, producing the protein MQLTHAVQQLGTETAFKVLAKAKDLEAQGKDIVHLEIGQPDFPTPSNIVEAGKRAIDEGWTSYGPTCGQPDFRELIAGHISKTRNIEVNGSQVVVTPGGKPVMFYTMLSLVEPGDEVVYPDPGFPIYKSLIDYAGGKAVPLPLLEENDFSFDVEKLEQLVSGKTKLLILNSPQNPTGGVLGKDDLQKIAELCVNHDVVILTDEIYSELLYEDEFESITQFEGVLDRAVILDGFSKSYSMTGWRLGYGIFPDWMVDSIERLMVNSNSCTASFSQRAGMEALNGPQDALAEMRAEFLKRRDFFIDGLNRIPGISCRVPKGAFYAFANVSELPLSSKELEGRLLEEAGVACLAGDGFGQQGEGFIRFSYANSIENIGEALRRIEGFLSTL; encoded by the coding sequence ATGCAATTGACTCATGCTGTTCAGCAACTTGGAACGGAAACGGCCTTCAAAGTCTTAGCCAAAGCGAAAGACCTTGAAGCACAAGGTAAGGATATCGTTCACCTCGAGATTGGGCAGCCAGATTTCCCTACGCCGTCCAACATTGTTGAGGCAGGTAAACGGGCTATTGATGAAGGATGGACGAGCTATGGCCCTACCTGTGGGCAGCCTGATTTCCGCGAGCTCATTGCTGGTCATATTTCGAAAACCCGAAACATCGAGGTGAATGGCTCGCAGGTGGTTGTGACGCCTGGAGGTAAACCGGTGATGTTCTACACCATGCTTAGTTTGGTAGAACCTGGCGATGAGGTGGTTTATCCGGATCCGGGATTTCCCATCTATAAATCGTTGATTGATTATGCCGGTGGTAAAGCGGTGCCGCTGCCATTGCTGGAAGAAAATGATTTTAGTTTCGATGTAGAAAAATTGGAGCAGCTTGTTTCTGGCAAAACTAAATTGCTCATCCTGAATTCACCTCAGAATCCGACAGGTGGTGTTCTCGGGAAGGATGATCTGCAGAAGATCGCCGAACTTTGTGTTAACCACGATGTAGTGATTTTGACCGACGAAATTTATTCCGAGTTGCTCTATGAAGATGAGTTTGAATCGATTACTCAATTTGAGGGCGTGCTCGATCGGGCTGTTATCCTCGATGGCTTTTCAAAGAGTTACTCGATGACAGGTTGGCGTCTTGGCTACGGGATTTTCCCCGATTGGATGGTCGATTCGATTGAGCGACTCATGGTCAATAGTAACTCCTGTACCGCATCCTTTTCTCAGCGTGCAGGCATGGAGGCGTTGAATGGACCGCAGGATGCGTTGGCTGAAATGCGGGCAGAATTCTTAAAGCGTCGTGATTTCTTCATTGATGGTCTAAACAGAATTCCCGGTATCTCTTGTCGGGTGCCCAAGGGCGCGTTTTACGCCTTTGCTAATGTTTCAGAGCTCCCTCTAAGTTCGAAGGAGTTGGAGGGACGCTTGCTAGAAGAGGCAGGTGTTGCTTGCTTGGCAGGTGATGGCTTCGGTCAGCAAGGTGAGGGGTTTATTCGTTTTTCCTATGCCAATTCGATTGAGAACATTGGTGAAGCACTGAGGCGGATTGAGGGATTCTTAAGCACTCTTTGA
- a CDS encoding DUF1552 domain-containing protein — protein sequence MNTRRIDRRTFLKGTGVAMALPFFESMGPMSVEAVGAAAKTSAAGSPMRMVCIGNPLGLMPDSFFPKGNGRDYELSPLLQPIARHRDDFTIFSNLDHDISGGHSAVHAFLSGIKDSDASDWPEGNISVDQRAAEFVGTRTRYSSLVISTGSGDGDLRCKLSWTRNGVNVPPVTRARDLFRALFVSDDPKSLAKRQAAYDVNESILDAVNSQAKILSRQLGKTDQEKLDEYLNSVREVEKKLGMSREWLHKPKPTVDIDEPGEGDLTYTVPAFYDLLALALETDSTRVATLGVPGNISTADLGLVGSYHGFSHHGKAEKLRRGLFVIEKFQVEQMGRFLDRLKAIKEPDGQSLFDRTMVLMGSGMGNGSSHSNKNLPVLLAGGGFKHGEHKILPTESHKRIPLCNLYSSMLQRFGLEIDQFNKGSGTLTGLEIA from the coding sequence ATGAATACGAGACGAATCGATCGTCGGACCTTTTTAAAAGGCACCGGTGTCGCGATGGCTCTGCCATTTTTTGAAAGCATGGGCCCTATGAGCGTGGAAGCGGTTGGAGCGGCCGCCAAGACCAGTGCAGCCGGATCACCCATGCGAATGGTCTGCATCGGCAATCCCCTGGGGCTGATGCCGGACAGTTTCTTCCCCAAAGGGAATGGCCGGGACTATGAGCTATCTCCCCTGCTCCAACCTATTGCCCGACATCGTGATGACTTCACCATTTTCTCCAATTTGGATCATGACATCTCGGGCGGTCACAGTGCCGTACATGCCTTCTTGAGCGGCATTAAAGATTCAGATGCCTCGGACTGGCCGGAAGGAAACATATCGGTCGATCAACGAGCAGCCGAATTCGTGGGTACTCGAACTCGCTATTCATCCTTGGTTATTTCAACGGGCTCAGGGGACGGTGATCTACGCTGCAAACTCTCCTGGACTAGAAATGGGGTCAACGTACCGCCAGTGACCCGAGCCAGAGATCTTTTTCGAGCGTTGTTCGTGAGTGACGATCCAAAATCACTCGCCAAACGCCAAGCCGCCTACGACGTAAATGAAAGCATCCTCGATGCCGTGAACAGTCAGGCTAAAATCCTGAGTCGCCAACTGGGGAAAACGGATCAGGAAAAGTTAGACGAATACCTGAACTCGGTTCGTGAAGTGGAAAAGAAACTGGGCATGTCTCGCGAGTGGCTGCATAAGCCCAAACCCACGGTTGATATAGACGAGCCGGGTGAAGGCGATCTTACCTATACGGTGCCCGCCTTCTACGACCTGCTTGCCCTCGCCCTGGAAACTGACTCTACGCGTGTTGCAACTCTAGGTGTGCCAGGGAACATCTCTACCGCTGACCTGGGGCTCGTGGGTAGTTACCATGGTTTTTCACACCATGGTAAAGCGGAGAAACTCCGACGCGGACTCTTTGTCATAGAAAAATTCCAGGTAGAACAAATGGGACGATTCTTAGACCGCCTAAAAGCAATCAAGGAACCCGACGGACAATCCCTCTTCGATCGAACCATGGTTCTAATGGGAAGTGGCATGGGTAATGGAAGCTCTCACTCAAACAAGAATCTACCAGTGCTACTGGCAGGAGGCGGATTCAAGCATGGGGAGCATAAGATTCTTCCTACTGAGAGTCATAAGCGAATTCCTTTGTGCAATCTCTACAGCTCTATGCTTCAACGCTTCGGATTGGAGATTGATCAATTCAACAAAGGATCCGGAACTTTGACTGGACTCGAAATCGCATGA